From a single Maniola hyperantus chromosome 3, iAphHyp1.2, whole genome shotgun sequence genomic region:
- the LOC117996337 gene encoding dynein light chain Tctex-type protein 2B-like: MSEIDNKKNRNVSMMQLKSQSGVRSQSFGMRSMSRLKLRRPSFGFSGVPGIRPVERTSQIAIEFKRPVLTYLPTYQLGSTYKFHLPTVQKITDQVLDEHWTGHKYNVQDSPALALRIAGELMRRLKAIQFNRYRIICVVTIGQRRAQSYNNAVAFLWDHEQDNYVDVNREVTTAFIQVTTFGVYLD, translated from the exons ATGTCGGAGAtcgataacaaaaaaaatagaaatgtatCAATGATGCAACTGAAGAGCCAGTCGGGCGTAAGGTCACAAAGTTTCGGGATGAGATCGATGAGCCGGCTGAAACTAAGACGACCGTCGTTTGGGTTCTCTGGGGTCCCTGGCATACGGCCTGTGGAGCGAACGTCTCAG ATCGCAATCGAATTCAAACGCCCCGTGCtcacctatctacctacttaccaactTGGCTCAACTTACAAGTTCCATCTGCCGACGGTACAGAAGATAACTGATCAAGTGCTGGATGAACATTGGACTGGCCACAAGTATAATGTTCAG gATTCCCCTGCTCTAGCACTTCGGATAGCAGGCGAGCTGATGCGAAGACTCAAAGCAATTCAGTTCAACCGTTACCGCATCATCTGTGTGGTCACTATCGGTCAAAGGAGAGCTCAGAGCTATAATAACGCCGTGGCTTTCCTTTGGGACCACGAACAGGATAACTATGTTGATGTCAACAGGGAGGTTACCACCGCTTTCATTCAAGTTACCACTTTTGGAGTATATTTGGACTAG